In the genome of Pseudarthrobacter sp. IC2-21, one region contains:
- the pglX gene encoding BREX-2 system adenine-specific DNA-methyltransferase PglX: MTIGKDLTPKLQKLVLRVEDDLRTRLEEDPGLKAKWQSEHTDALRAERTSSAWVTWRDDRITQAAVGWVLTTVFLRFCEDNALLSKVWIAGPGARRQEAFDAETAYFRAHPENTWREWILEGITHLRSFPSTVALVDEHAALWQVSPSGAMAKEILDFWRATDEAGVPLYDFQDSGLSTRFLGDLYQDLSEYAKKTFALLQTPVFVEEFILDQTLTPALAERPLEGFKLIDPTCGSGHFLLGGFQRLLDEWRSKAPNLEARDRVQKALNAIHGVDLNPFAVAIARFRLTIAALQATGELDLERAPDFSFHVAAGDSLLHGQVQREFRFEGFDADAELSGFAYATEDLEQLKRILKPGQYDVVVGNPPYITVKDKTLNAAYRNLYETCKGTYALTVPFMERFFGLAKHGTDSQPAGWTGQITSNSFMKREFGSKIIEEYLTRQDLRLVVDTSGAYIPGHGTPTVILIGKHQRPASQTVRAVLGVQGEPGRPENPATGLVWRAIADRLDQPGYGDQWISVTDLDRQRLATHPWSLSGGGASSLLTELNKNRARLSDWSVSIGRTTVVGEDDGWFTTDSRARSLGQLDQVRSIVVGENVRDYGLTGGALIWWPYDDVFKPSWIPETHPVVKSCLWPLRSVLSQRVIFGQSLADRKRPWYDHLECYSSKMRTPLSITFAFVATHNHFVLDRGGKVFKQSAPVIKLPEGASEDEHLALLGVLNSSSACFWLKQNSHNKGNGGIGGGIGDESWEPRYEFTGTTLQDFPMPSSLPLNRGRHLDALGRSLAAASPASVLDSATPTASALSDARKFAQNLLGQMVAAQEELDWETYRLYGLLDEDFTYKSESLPEIELGQRAFEIVLARQITSGTTSSAWFTRHGSTPVTEIPAEWPQDYRALVQRRLDAIEANPSIRLLEKPEFKRRWATEPWDKQQEQALRGWLLDRLEDRSYWFDAHDRPVARSISQVADVVSRDADLVSVLAIWDGTVDVDVAKALTRLLTDEAVPYLAAQRLKDSGLRKRETWEETWELQRREDSGEDVGRIPVPPKYATADFRKASWWQARGKLDVPKERFILYPDAGRSTDPTLLLGWAGWDHAQQFLVLATIMDERISEGGNDSQLVPLVAGMAEVLPWVKQWHADLDPTFGMSMADFCSAQLEERMTQLNVSTTDLKAWRPAPATRGRRAIKENA; this comes from the coding sequence ATGACCATTGGCAAGGACCTCACCCCCAAACTGCAGAAGCTTGTGCTCCGGGTCGAAGACGACCTGCGCACCAGGCTCGAGGAAGATCCGGGGCTCAAGGCTAAGTGGCAGTCCGAGCACACCGACGCGCTGCGCGCCGAACGCACCTCTTCCGCGTGGGTGACATGGCGCGACGACCGCATCACACAGGCCGCTGTCGGCTGGGTCCTGACCACGGTGTTCCTGCGCTTCTGCGAAGACAACGCGCTGCTCTCCAAGGTCTGGATCGCCGGTCCCGGCGCCCGCCGGCAGGAAGCATTCGACGCCGAAACCGCCTACTTCCGCGCCCACCCGGAAAACACCTGGCGCGAATGGATCCTGGAAGGCATCACCCACCTGCGCTCCTTCCCGTCCACCGTGGCACTGGTGGACGAACACGCTGCCCTCTGGCAGGTCTCCCCGTCCGGCGCCATGGCGAAGGAAATCCTGGATTTTTGGCGCGCCACCGACGAAGCCGGCGTCCCGCTCTACGACTTCCAGGACAGCGGGCTCTCCACCCGCTTCCTCGGCGACCTCTATCAGGATCTCTCCGAGTACGCGAAGAAAACGTTCGCGCTCCTTCAGACCCCCGTATTTGTCGAGGAGTTCATCCTCGACCAGACGCTCACCCCGGCGCTCGCCGAGCGCCCGCTGGAAGGGTTCAAGCTAATCGACCCAACCTGCGGGTCCGGGCACTTCTTGCTGGGCGGATTCCAGCGGCTGCTGGACGAATGGAGAAGCAAGGCCCCTAACTTGGAAGCCCGCGATCGGGTTCAGAAGGCCCTCAACGCGATCCACGGCGTGGACCTGAACCCGTTCGCAGTGGCCATCGCACGCTTCCGGCTCACTATCGCCGCGCTCCAGGCCACGGGAGAGCTGGACCTGGAACGCGCCCCCGACTTCAGCTTCCACGTCGCCGCCGGCGACTCGCTGTTGCACGGCCAAGTGCAGCGCGAGTTCCGGTTCGAAGGCTTCGACGCCGATGCGGAGCTGTCCGGATTCGCCTATGCCACCGAAGACCTTGAGCAGCTCAAGCGCATCCTAAAGCCGGGCCAATACGATGTAGTGGTCGGGAACCCGCCCTACATCACAGTCAAAGACAAGACCCTAAATGCCGCGTACCGCAACCTATACGAGACGTGCAAGGGAACGTATGCCCTGACCGTGCCGTTCATGGAGCGCTTCTTTGGTCTGGCGAAACACGGTACCGATTCACAGCCCGCGGGATGGACCGGGCAGATTACCTCAAATTCCTTCATGAAGCGCGAGTTCGGGTCCAAGATCATCGAGGAGTACCTCACCCGTCAAGATCTGCGCCTGGTCGTCGACACTTCGGGTGCCTACATCCCCGGCCACGGCACGCCGACCGTCATCCTGATCGGCAAGCACCAGCGACCCGCCAGCCAAACCGTCCGCGCCGTTCTTGGAGTGCAGGGCGAGCCAGGGCGGCCGGAGAACCCCGCCACCGGCCTAGTCTGGCGGGCGATCGCCGATCGCCTCGATCAGCCTGGCTACGGCGACCAATGGATCTCTGTCACTGACCTCGATCGACAGCGACTGGCAACTCATCCGTGGAGCCTTAGTGGTGGAGGTGCTTCTAGTCTCTTGACTGAACTAAACAAGAACAGAGCTCGCCTGTCCGACTGGTCCGTCAGCATTGGTCGGACGACCGTGGTCGGCGAGGACGATGGCTGGTTCACAACCGACTCACGTGCTAGGTCACTCGGCCAGCTTGATCAGGTACGCAGCATTGTCGTTGGGGAAAACGTTAGAGATTACGGTCTCACAGGCGGAGCCCTCATATGGTGGCCGTACGACGATGTTTTCAAACCATCCTGGATTCCTGAGACGCACCCTGTCGTAAAGAGTTGCTTGTGGCCATTGCGCTCGGTTTTGTCTCAACGCGTCATTTTTGGGCAATCCTTGGCCGACAGAAAACGGCCTTGGTACGACCACCTCGAGTGCTACTCGTCGAAAATGCGGACGCCCCTGTCGATCACTTTCGCATTCGTCGCCACGCACAACCACTTTGTACTCGACCGGGGTGGGAAGGTCTTCAAACAATCCGCCCCGGTCATCAAGCTGCCGGAGGGCGCGTCCGAAGACGAACACCTCGCCCTGCTGGGCGTGCTCAATTCCTCATCCGCTTGTTTCTGGCTCAAGCAGAACAGCCACAACAAGGGAAATGGCGGTATTGGCGGCGGCATCGGTGACGAGTCGTGGGAACCTCGATATGAGTTCACGGGCACAACGTTGCAGGACTTCCCAATGCCTTCATCGCTCCCGCTGAACCGGGGTCGCCACCTCGACGCACTCGGGCGATCCTTGGCCGCAGCGTCTCCCGCCTCCGTTTTGGACAGCGCCACACCGACAGCTTCTGCGCTGTCGGATGCCCGGAAGTTCGCCCAGAACCTGCTTGGTCAGATGGTGGCGGCGCAGGAGGAACTGGACTGGGAGACGTACCGTCTCTATGGACTGCTCGATGAGGACTTTACGTACAAGAGTGAATCGCTGCCCGAGATCGAGCTCGGACAGCGGGCCTTCGAAATCGTGCTGGCACGACAGATCACCAGCGGCACCACTTCATCCGCGTGGTTCACCCGCCACGGCTCCACACCGGTAACCGAAATCCCCGCCGAATGGCCACAGGACTATCGGGCACTCGTCCAACGTCGGCTCGACGCCATCGAGGCCAATCCGAGCATCCGTCTGCTCGAGAAGCCCGAATTCAAACGACGGTGGGCAACCGAGCCGTGGGACAAGCAGCAGGAACAGGCCCTGCGTGGCTGGCTCCTGGACAGACTCGAGGACCGCTCGTACTGGTTTGATGCACACGACCGCCCGGTCGCTCGCAGCATCTCACAGGTCGCTGACGTGGTTTCCCGCGACGCAGACTTGGTGAGCGTCCTGGCGATATGGGACGGAACTGTCGACGTCGACGTCGCCAAGGCCCTCACCAGGCTGTTGACGGACGAGGCGGTCCCCTACCTCGCTGCACAGCGGCTCAAGGACTCCGGCCTGCGGAAGCGCGAAACGTGGGAGGAAACGTGGGAGCTGCAGCGCCGCGAGGACAGCGGGGAGGACGTGGGTAGGATCCCAGTGCCGCCCAAGTACGCCACCGCCGATTTCCGGAAGGCTTCCTGGTGGCAGGCTCGCGGGAAGCTTGACGTACCCAAGGAACGCTTCATCCTGTACCCGGACGCCGGACGTTCCACCGACCCGACCCTGCTCTTGGGCTGGGCCGGCTGGGACCACGCCCAACAGTTCCTTGTACTCGCGACCATCATGGACGAACGGATCAGCGAAGGTGGCAATGACAGCCAGCTGGTTCCGCTCGTGGCGGGCATGGCGGAAGTGCTGCCCTGGGTCAAGCAGTGGCATGCCGACCTCGACCCGACCTTCGGCATGAGCATGGCCGATTTCTGTTCAGCCCAGCTGGAGGAACGAATGACCCAGCTCAATGTCTCGACCACCGATCTGAAAGCCTGGCGTCCCGCCCCGGCTACGCGCGGCCGCCGCGCCATCAAGGAGAACGCATGA
- the pglZ gene encoding BREX-2 system phosphatase PglZ, with the protein MSAQATAAGTISTAVVRSLVSAARKHGTQRVIGLRAVPDPGAERRFADSGEPVHVLPCVSSLAIRDALRNRPAGEWLVILTDRPEEDLGAGILGHFAHQRLQTPGAWEALKERFGADRIDRALSTLKQRLPVAQGLLRITPDEGWPVAPGAVLTIDHAFGSVAERQLALPRGPVDALSVLDWTTRSDAADRMADLREFGGAELADAVLQWLTDRAGRAGTPLLRLLLSGRAAEAVPIGIALNVLTGTAGRTPQEQQLTQLAMARLEHLWTGSVETVTPPMLAALGKVASNVVEAQLDDPARWLEGHASLQAADRLLGKIQAASLASDSQLLPAGLTASLHRLAESLRSFPSSGINVVEEAWSRVEAHRLAYPIRGNARDPRVDPFRAAVRLARWLSRDDVLPDSFAAAVQLQARDHAWVDAAYNDAVGGVSDQLLGEGLGAVLRLTEQRRHGHDRAFARLLAASVASDEGRTTGCLDGAGDQVWHLERLLPSVVLPLARTKNTLLLVLDGMSAATATELTSTVLHGNEGWSEAIPAAAERRGSAVAVLPTLTNLSRASLFSGELTSGGQSRELSGFAAMANAGGMARSVLFHKAPLDSSRPGLALQDDISVAIADPQTQLVACVLNTIDDALDKSDPAGTTWTPDTIRHLRPLLSAAMAAGRTVVMTSDHGHIVERRRGELRAFGETSSARSRTPETPAGDDEVLVQGRRVLAEGGSAVLAVDETLRYGPIKAGYHGGASPAEVVVPVVVLVPGDNVPDGWKLAPSQEPLWWSIAASGAVASPASPRAGLTKTAKDNTPSMLDILDSPDPVPTAPGIGAVVVSSGMFKAQKAIAGRLAVDDSQVARLLDALAAAPGTRLVKETAAVVLQVAPTRMDGAVAQLQKLLNVEGYGVLRVDGSMLVLDARLLREQFGVTDRG; encoded by the coding sequence GTGAGCGCGCAGGCGACCGCCGCCGGCACGATAAGCACCGCCGTCGTCCGTTCTCTAGTCTCCGCTGCCCGCAAGCACGGCACCCAGCGAGTGATCGGCCTCCGTGCCGTCCCGGACCCCGGCGCTGAACGACGCTTCGCGGATTCCGGGGAACCCGTCCACGTTCTGCCCTGCGTCTCTTCGTTGGCCATACGAGATGCTTTGCGCAACCGTCCCGCTGGGGAATGGCTCGTGATCCTGACCGACCGGCCGGAGGAAGACCTGGGTGCCGGTATCCTGGGGCATTTCGCCCATCAAAGGCTCCAGACGCCCGGGGCCTGGGAGGCCCTTAAGGAGCGTTTCGGCGCCGACCGGATCGACCGCGCGTTATCCACGCTGAAGCAACGGTTGCCAGTGGCGCAGGGCTTATTGCGCATCACTCCTGACGAAGGGTGGCCCGTCGCCCCGGGTGCTGTATTGACCATAGATCATGCCTTCGGCTCCGTTGCGGAGCGGCAGCTGGCACTGCCGCGCGGTCCGGTGGACGCCCTCAGCGTTCTGGACTGGACCACGAGATCCGATGCCGCGGACCGCATGGCGGACCTGCGCGAATTCGGCGGTGCTGAACTCGCTGACGCCGTCCTCCAGTGGCTGACCGACCGTGCGGGGCGGGCGGGCACACCGCTGCTGCGGTTGCTCCTCTCCGGCAGGGCCGCCGAGGCGGTCCCGATCGGAATTGCGCTCAATGTGCTGACCGGTACGGCCGGACGGACACCCCAGGAGCAGCAGCTCACCCAGCTGGCAATGGCCCGTCTCGAACACCTGTGGACTGGTTCCGTCGAAACGGTCACCCCACCCATGCTGGCGGCGCTGGGCAAGGTTGCGAGCAACGTTGTAGAAGCTCAGCTGGACGATCCCGCGCGCTGGCTGGAAGGTCATGCCTCGCTGCAGGCCGCTGACCGGTTGCTGGGCAAAATCCAGGCAGCCAGCTTGGCAAGCGATTCTCAGCTGCTGCCCGCCGGGCTCACCGCGTCGCTGCACCGGCTCGCGGAATCGCTCCGATCCTTCCCATCGTCAGGGATCAACGTCGTGGAGGAGGCTTGGTCGAGGGTGGAAGCCCATCGCCTGGCCTATCCGATACGAGGGAACGCCCGGGATCCCCGAGTGGATCCGTTCCGTGCCGCCGTCCGGCTGGCCCGCTGGCTCAGCCGCGATGACGTGCTGCCGGACAGTTTCGCCGCCGCGGTGCAACTGCAAGCCCGCGACCATGCATGGGTCGATGCCGCGTATAACGACGCGGTGGGCGGCGTCAGCGACCAGCTTTTGGGTGAAGGTCTCGGCGCAGTCTTGCGACTTACGGAGCAACGACGCCATGGCCACGACCGGGCCTTCGCACGCCTGCTGGCCGCGTCAGTCGCCTCGGACGAGGGCCGGACGACGGGCTGTTTGGACGGCGCCGGAGACCAGGTCTGGCACCTGGAGCGGTTACTGCCTTCGGTGGTGCTGCCGCTGGCGCGGACGAAAAACACCCTGCTGCTAGTCCTCGACGGCATGAGCGCCGCCACCGCCACGGAGCTAACCTCCACCGTGCTGCACGGCAACGAGGGCTGGTCCGAAGCCATCCCCGCTGCCGCCGAACGTCGCGGGTCTGCCGTGGCCGTACTGCCGACACTCACGAACCTCAGCCGCGCATCCCTATTCAGCGGCGAACTGACCTCTGGCGGACAGTCCCGTGAATTGTCGGGCTTCGCCGCGATGGCGAACGCCGGCGGGATGGCCCGGTCCGTGCTCTTCCACAAGGCCCCCCTGGACTCGTCTCGTCCAGGATTGGCTCTGCAGGACGACATTTCCGTGGCCATCGCCGACCCGCAGACACAACTCGTGGCCTGCGTTCTGAACACCATCGACGACGCCCTAGACAAGAGCGACCCGGCCGGAACCACATGGACTCCTGACACCATCCGGCACCTGCGACCATTGCTATCCGCTGCCATGGCGGCCGGACGCACCGTGGTCATGACGTCCGATCACGGGCACATCGTGGAGCGCCGCCGCGGGGAGCTGCGCGCGTTTGGTGAAACGAGCAGCGCACGGTCCCGGACACCGGAAACCCCCGCCGGTGACGACGAGGTGCTGGTCCAGGGCCGCCGTGTCCTAGCCGAAGGCGGCAGCGCAGTGCTCGCCGTCGACGAAACCCTGCGCTACGGACCGATCAAGGCCGGATACCACGGAGGCGCTTCCCCCGCCGAGGTAGTGGTTCCGGTCGTTGTCTTGGTTCCCGGCGATAACGTCCCCGACGGGTGGAAGCTGGCGCCGTCCCAGGAACCGCTGTGGTGGTCGATCGCTGCCAGCGGCGCTGTGGCGAGCCCGGCGAGCCCCCGTGCCGGACTGACGAAGACAGCCAAGGACAACACCCCATCAATGCTCGACATCCTGGACTCCCCCGACCCGGTACCCACCGCGCCGGGGATCGGCGCCGTCGTCGTATCTTCTGGAATGTTCAAGGCGCAGAAAGCGATCGCCGGCCGACTTGCCGTCGACGATAGCCAAGTGGCTAGGCTGCTGGATGCCTTGGCCGCTGCGCCAGGGACGCGGCTGGTCAAGGAGACGGCCGCCGTCGTCCTTCAGGTAGCCCCCACGCGCATGGATGGGGCGGTGGCTCAACTGCAGAAGCTGCTCAACGTCGAAGGCTACGGGGTGTTGCGTGTCGACGGTTCCATGCTGGTCCTGGATGCACGCCTGCTTCGTGAACAGTTCGGGGTGACAGATCGTGGCTGA
- a CDS encoding DUF6079 family protein, with protein sequence MTILLRDVFDIPERAGVEDYVLRLTDAVSGDGARHALDDYVVTPSLVDAFDSGLGLVCDALTTGINRGSFLTGSFGSGKSHFMAVLHALLRHDPKARSVAELQETVARHDAVLSGRNILPLAFHFLDGQSMEQVIFDAYVRYIQAAHPDASLPALFASDALLEDAENLRLQIGDSAFFQGLGGEPADDEFDEFSGLLGSSGWSLDRYQAARAASVQSVERQSLVSDLVGTYFKAFVRSGAYVDLDTGLAAMSSHAKALGYDAVVLFLDELVLWLAFGMHEPEFFRRESQKLTKLVEGSYGSLEAPLVSFVARQMDLRKWFADAGANGVQQEALESAFRHQEGRFAKIELGDDNLPFVASKRLLRPKDDTARQSVDDAFTRLDRNPKVWDVLLDGVNSDDQHRGSDEKAFRLTYPFAPALVSTLRSLASVMQRDRTALKVMQQMLVDRRNTMSIQEVIPVGDSFDYIVKGQAGAALDAQAAALFRSATQLYQDKLLPKILSTHHLAASDLQNPSRLTSAFRADDRLAKTLLLSAVAPNVPALKALTATRLASLNHGSIASPLPGGEANIVLAKVKNWSREVPEIHVGSEPLNPIIRVQLSNVDYESIVEKAKGEDNPGRQRELIRKLVAEGLGLELGNPDAWNAYRHPVVWRGSKREVELVFGNVRDAGWLTDEHFRAGAGAWRFVIDHPFDEQQHTATEDIERIENLRARNFTSRTVVWLPRFLSAESMRDLRRLVVLDWLLEGTGDRWNSHANHLSEVDRQQARGILESQQAALREGLLRIIQQAYGAATPAPGALLEDPAHVEVLYSLDPEYVPQPPVGATLGAGFKQLVNRAFESSYPGHPRFEPEDTELRVADLKAVAAALEAAAAEPEGRAPYPGDARTVRRIANPLEVGLAGETHFLFGDGRFGPWGTALEQGLSRAGIDNDDAVTVSKLREIIDGVEPAHGLRNEVSDLIVIAWGLLRQRAWFNHGGALPAAPSPGSLQPSMELRPQPMPTEQEWEVARATAGRVFAIESPKYRTPAAVASLAEATRTFARTRVVDADALVNALESAATRLKTDGGNRLVLARGIAKALGALQHQNGVTLIKTLAGLDLRATPEEASASVIRAKDVVAALAAFSWNRLTPVREAAAGQSERADAAQDILDNLTTALNGHEHAYACAKALKTAEDAIFDWLASAPVPAPPRVVEPNPIDTPPVVVPEPTKPDDVTLPKTDPPVDNHPGGHWRTANANTAVGELQKFLRENPGRRIEVQWRIVE encoded by the coding sequence ATGACCATCCTGCTTCGCGACGTCTTCGACATCCCCGAACGCGCGGGCGTCGAGGACTACGTCCTCCGCCTCACCGACGCCGTCAGTGGTGACGGTGCCCGGCACGCCCTCGACGACTACGTGGTCACCCCCTCACTCGTCGACGCTTTCGATTCCGGGCTGGGGCTGGTGTGCGATGCACTGACCACAGGAATCAACCGCGGGTCATTTCTGACCGGGTCCTTCGGCTCGGGTAAGTCCCACTTTATGGCTGTGCTCCACGCCCTGCTGCGCCACGATCCAAAGGCCCGATCTGTCGCTGAACTCCAGGAGACCGTCGCCCGGCACGACGCTGTCCTGTCCGGCAGGAACATACTGCCGTTGGCATTCCATTTCCTGGATGGCCAGTCCATGGAACAGGTCATCTTTGACGCGTACGTCCGATATATCCAGGCCGCGCACCCGGACGCTTCCCTTCCGGCACTCTTCGCCTCCGACGCCCTCCTTGAGGACGCCGAGAACCTCAGACTACAGATCGGCGATAGCGCCTTCTTCCAGGGACTTGGAGGCGAGCCGGCAGACGACGAGTTCGACGAGTTCTCCGGCCTGCTCGGCTCCAGCGGCTGGAGCCTCGACCGCTACCAAGCTGCCCGCGCGGCCTCCGTGCAGAGCGTCGAGCGGCAGTCGCTGGTCAGTGACCTGGTGGGGACGTACTTCAAAGCGTTTGTTCGCTCCGGCGCGTATGTGGACCTGGACACTGGCCTCGCCGCCATGTCGTCGCACGCCAAAGCGCTCGGCTACGACGCCGTCGTCCTGTTCCTCGACGAGCTGGTCCTCTGGCTCGCCTTCGGCATGCACGAACCCGAGTTCTTCCGACGCGAGTCCCAGAAACTGACCAAACTGGTAGAGGGCTCCTACGGCAGCCTCGAGGCGCCCCTGGTCTCCTTTGTGGCCAGGCAGATGGACCTGCGTAAGTGGTTCGCAGACGCCGGTGCCAACGGTGTCCAGCAGGAGGCGCTCGAATCCGCATTCCGGCACCAGGAGGGACGCTTCGCAAAGATCGAACTGGGCGATGACAACCTCCCGTTCGTGGCCAGCAAGCGCCTCCTGCGGCCAAAGGACGACACTGCCAGGCAGTCCGTAGACGATGCTTTCACCCGGCTGGACCGGAATCCGAAAGTCTGGGACGTGCTGCTCGACGGGGTCAACTCTGATGACCAGCACCGTGGTTCGGATGAGAAAGCCTTCCGGCTCACCTACCCGTTCGCCCCGGCCTTGGTGTCCACCTTGCGTTCCCTGGCCAGCGTCATGCAGCGCGACCGCACCGCACTGAAGGTCATGCAGCAGATGTTGGTTGACCGCCGGAACACTATGAGCATCCAGGAAGTCATCCCCGTTGGGGACAGCTTCGATTACATCGTTAAGGGTCAGGCCGGGGCCGCCTTGGACGCCCAGGCCGCGGCGCTCTTCCGCTCCGCCACCCAGCTGTACCAGGACAAGCTGCTGCCCAAGATTCTCTCCACCCACCACCTTGCCGCCTCCGACCTGCAGAATCCGTCCCGGCTGACCTCCGCATTCCGCGCGGATGACCGGCTCGCCAAAACACTGCTGCTCTCCGCTGTCGCCCCCAACGTACCCGCCCTGAAGGCCCTGACTGCGACCCGGCTCGCGTCACTCAACCATGGTTCGATCGCGTCCCCGCTGCCCGGAGGCGAGGCCAACATCGTGCTGGCCAAGGTGAAAAATTGGTCCCGCGAAGTTCCCGAAATCCATGTGGGCTCCGAACCGCTGAACCCTATCATCCGGGTCCAGCTGTCCAACGTGGACTACGAATCAATCGTCGAAAAAGCCAAGGGCGAGGACAACCCCGGGCGTCAACGCGAACTGATTCGCAAGCTGGTCGCCGAAGGGCTCGGCCTGGAACTCGGCAACCCCGACGCCTGGAACGCCTACCGGCATCCCGTCGTGTGGCGTGGCTCCAAGCGCGAGGTCGAACTGGTCTTCGGCAACGTGCGCGACGCAGGCTGGCTCACGGATGAGCATTTCCGCGCCGGGGCTGGCGCTTGGCGCTTCGTCATCGACCACCCCTTCGATGAACAGCAGCACACCGCCACCGAAGACATTGAGCGAATCGAGAATTTGCGCGCCCGCAATTTCACCTCGCGAACAGTCGTCTGGTTGCCGCGTTTCCTCTCCGCGGAATCCATGCGCGACCTGCGTCGACTCGTAGTGTTGGACTGGCTTTTGGAGGGCACCGGAGACCGGTGGAACAGCCACGCCAATCACCTCAGTGAGGTCGACCGCCAACAGGCCCGCGGCATCCTCGAATCTCAGCAAGCCGCCCTGCGCGAGGGACTGCTACGTATCATCCAGCAGGCTTATGGAGCAGCGACCCCCGCCCCCGGCGCCCTGCTCGAGGATCCCGCGCACGTGGAGGTCCTGTACTCCCTGGACCCCGAATACGTTCCCCAGCCCCCGGTCGGGGCCACCCTCGGGGCAGGCTTCAAGCAGCTGGTGAACCGTGCGTTCGAATCCTCCTACCCGGGCCACCCGCGCTTCGAGCCTGAGGACACCGAGCTCAGAGTTGCCGACCTCAAGGCCGTAGCCGCCGCTCTCGAAGCCGCGGCCGCCGAACCGGAGGGCCGCGCCCCTTACCCCGGAGACGCACGGACAGTCCGCCGGATCGCCAACCCGCTCGAGGTCGGGCTCGCGGGGGAAACGCACTTCCTCTTTGGGGACGGACGTTTCGGTCCCTGGGGCACCGCGCTTGAGCAAGGTCTCTCGCGTGCGGGCATCGACAACGACGATGCCGTCACGGTTTCAAAATTGCGCGAGATCATCGACGGGGTCGAACCGGCCCATGGGCTGCGCAATGAAGTCTCCGACCTAATAGTGATTGCGTGGGGTCTACTGCGCCAGCGCGCCTGGTTCAACCACGGCGGTGCACTGCCAGCCGCTCCTTCGCCGGGATCGCTCCAGCCAAGCATGGAACTGCGACCGCAGCCCATGCCGACGGAACAGGAGTGGGAGGTGGCCCGCGCCACCGCGGGTCGCGTGTTCGCGATCGAGTCCCCCAAGTACCGCACCCCTGCCGCGGTTGCCTCCCTTGCTGAGGCAACGCGCACGTTTGCCCGCACGCGCGTCGTCGACGCGGACGCGCTGGTCAATGCGTTGGAGTCTGCCGCCACGCGGCTCAAAACAGATGGGGGCAACCGTTTAGTGCTCGCCCGCGGGATTGCGAAGGCCCTTGGTGCCTTGCAGCACCAAAATGGCGTCACACTGATCAAGACCCTCGCCGGACTGGACCTCCGCGCTACGCCGGAGGAAGCTTCGGCATCCGTGATTCGCGCCAAGGACGTTGTCGCGGCCCTGGCGGCATTCTCATGGAACCGGCTGACGCCTGTCCGCGAGGCCGCCGCTGGCCAGAGTGAACGCGCGGATGCCGCGCAAGACATCCTCGACAATCTCACCACTGCTCTGAACGGACATGAGCACGCCTACGCATGCGCGAAGGCTCTCAAGACCGCCGAAGATGCGATATTTGATTGGCTCGCCAGCGCACCTGTGCCGGCTCCGCCCCGGGTTGTTGAGCCGAATCCTATCGACACTCCTCCGGTAGTCGTTCCAGAACCGACTAAACCCGACGATGTCACGCTTCCAAAGACTGACCCGCCCGTGGATAACCACCCCGGCGGCCACTGGCGCACCGCCAATGCCAATACCGCGGTGGGCGAGCTCCAAAAGTTCCTGCGGGAAAACCCCGGGAGACGAATTGAAGTGCAGTGGAGGATCGTCGAGTGA